From Chlamydia avium 10DC88:
GACCTGCTGCTCTTACAAAATCACTGACACGTATGACTGAGTCAGGAGTCTTGGGAAAGGCTAACCCAGAAGATTCAGCAACAATGATTCCTCCAGCACGATTACTTGTGAACATCATAGTCGTCATATGACCACAACATAAAACCCAAGAAAGAATTGGTAGAAACAACTTATAAAGTTTCATAATAAACAAGAAATTAATTAAAAAATTAACAATAGCATTTTACATTAAAAATTAATAAAACTCAATAATTTTAAAAAAATTATAAAGATGTAAATTGAATAAGATAATTAGAAACCCTGGGGATCAAGAAGAGAGATTATCAATCTGTCGCTACGCAGACGAAGATAATCCTCTAGAACAGAGATATTAGAATGATCTCCTCTCGGAGATATAGAAAGAGGGTGGCGTTTTTCTCTCCACTGACGATCTGCCAGCTTCTGTAAAGATTGTATAAATACTTGCTCCAGACAACCGGTGTTTACAAGACGCTTGATTAATAGATCTATAATCACTGGATCTTCCAGAAGAGTTAAGGCTTCATCCAAAGGGAGGTTGGAGTGATGCTGCTCGTAATACTGAATAAGAGAAGAGAAAAGCTTCCGACACTCAGGATGCTTGAAATCATCGGGAGTAAAATAGCTTTTTGCTGTATGCGGAATACTTAAGTTCTGTGGTTTACAAAATAACATACAACGCAAAACATCTGTTTCAATAATGACATCGGGATGAATTTTAGATATCTTCTTCTGAGGTATAGATGTTTTTATAGAAGATAGTCCTCCTGTCTCTAGTTTCGCCAAAGAAAATACCATAGCTTCAGGAATCATCATCAAAGATGCTAATTGCTTTAAATGCTCATAAACAACAACGAGATTCCCCCATTGCTTAATTTGTGTAATAAGCTCCTCAATAACACTTGCCTTTTCTCTAGGGGAGAAATCTGGATAAGAGCGAACTTTTTCACTAATAAGGAAGGTAAGGTAATCCTCTCCGTGGTCCAGGAGTTCTCCCAGAGATTTTACACCTTTGTGAAGTAAAAAAGAATCTGGATCCTGACCTTGAGGTAAACGGCAGACAAATACAGCAATTCCTGCTTTTTGGCAAATATCCCCTACCCGCATTGCAGCTTGTATCCCAGCAGAATCACCATCAAAAAGCAAATAAGCTTTCAGAACTCCTAATTTAGTCAGTTCCTTCACGTGATCTTCAGTGAATGCTGTCCCTTGAGCTGCTAATGTGCAATTCAAACCTGAATCGATCATTTGTAAACAATCTATCTGTCCTTCAACTAAAATCACTCGTTTTTCTTTAGAAATTCTTCTCCGAGATAAATGTAAACCAAATAAAGCTCGTGATTTCTTAAAAATTAATGTCTCCGGAGTATTTACATACTTGCTACCTCGTGTGGTCTCTAAAAACTTCCTTGATGAGAATCCTATGGTATTACCTAAAGCATCATGAATAGGAAAGACTATTCTTCTCGAAAATAAAAACCACTTATTCCCTAGAAAACCAGCGTCTTCTAGCTGCTTTTCTGAAATATTTTTTTCCTGCATAGATCGAACAAATAACGATTGTTCAGGTGCATAACCTAAATGAAAACGCTCTATGGTATCTGGGGAAAGACCTCGACGATATAAATACTGCATTGCTTCTCTACCTTCAGGAAGAAAATACAAGCAAAAACGAAATAATTTCTCAGCTTCACTATTGATTTGCCTTAGTTCCTCTTTAGCACCTGTAGAAAATATAGAGCGCGTATCCTTAGATTTAAGGACTAAGTCAACATGAAATTTTTTTGATAAAGATAGCACGGCCTCGCTAAAGGAATACCCCAAATATTTCATTAGGAAATGAATGGCATCACCATGTTCCCCACATCCAAAACAATGATAATACGCCCCCGTAGCATTGATGATAAATGATGGTGTCTTCTCAGCATGGAAAGGACAACATGCTTTATAAGTAGATCCACTTTTCTTTAAATGGAGATGTTCGGAAAGTACTTCGACAATATCAATGCTATGTCTAAGATGATCTAAACTTTCTTCTGTATACATACTGTACAACTAATACTGTTCTTTGGTTATGCCATACCCTCTAGTTTAAAAAAAGCTGCCTAGTCAAATTCACCAATAAAGAATCGAAAGGCCAAGATATACATTCAACCCTTACTTAGGAAAATTCAGCAAAAACTCTAGGGTCTTTTGCTGAAGTTTGCTAACCTGATAAGTTATCGGACTTCGGTAATATAGTGGACTCGACCAGTTTAATTCCTAAAAATAATATCTTTTTCACAGAGAAATCATGACATCAAAAAAAACTACTCCAATGATGAAACAATGGCATCAATGTAAAGAGCAAGCAGGAGACTCTCTTCTTTTCTTTCGTATGGGAGATTTCTACGAAGCATTTTACGATGACGCTGTCCTAATTTCTCAACATTTAGATCTTACCCTCACCCAAAGACAAGGAATTCCTATGAGCGGAGTCCCTGTAGCCACTGTCAATAACTACATAGATCGCTTAATAAGCAAAGGGTTAAAAGTTGCAGTTGCAGAACAATTTGAAGAATCTGAACCGAACAAAAGCAAAACAGAGCCCCTGCCTAGAGAATTGCATAGAATCATTACTCCTGGAACATTACTTTCTTCTTCTTTACTCTCAGAAAAAACAAATAACTACATTATATCTCTAACACGTGTAGGAACACTGTTTGGATTTGCCTGCTTAGATTTTTCCACAGGAGAATTTACTTTGCATGAATGCGATAATGCAAAGCTTCTTATTGATGAGATCTGTCGCTTATCTCCTAAAGAAATCGTTGGTTGTGATAAGTTCTATAAAAAGCACAATGATATCTTACAACAAATTCAACAACATTTAAAATTATCTTTATCCACCTACATAGACTGGGCATTTGAACATCAATTTGCTACTCAAAAGCTTTCCTCTCATTTTAAAGTATCTTCTTTAGATGGGTTTGGTCTAAAAGGATTTGTCCCTGCAATTAATGCAGCAGGAGCTTTGCTTTCTTATCTACAAGATAAACTACTACTACCTATAGAGCATATTTCAATTCCAAAAACTCATGGAAAATACAAACACCTACTTATAGACACATCCTCACAAATTAACCTTGAGCTTTTAACTCCTTTAAATGACCCTCAAGGAAAAAGTTCTCTTCTTCATGTTATGGAACGTACTAGTACTCCAATGGGAGGTAGGTTACTTCGTCATATTTTAGTTAACCCTTTTTATGACCTAAAAGAAATCTTATTGCGTCAAGATGCTGTTGAGTTTCTTTTAAATCACATGAAATTGAGAAAAAACCTTCGTATTTTACTAAATCAAGTACGAGATTTAGAGCGCCTGACAACAAAAATTACTGCTACAATTGCAGGACCTAAAGATGTGGGTATGCTTCGAGACTCTCTACTCGCGATTGAGGAAGTTTTTAAGCTTCTGTCCCTGGTACATCTACCTGAATTTTTCCAAGGGAGATGTATCTTATCTACGGATATGGCGTCACTAATTCAATTACTTTCACACTCTTTATTAGGGGATCTTCCACTGAGAATTTCCGATGGCAATATCTTTTCGGATGATTATCATCCTGATTTGAGGCGATTACGCCATATGAAGGAGAACTCCAAAGAATGGTTATGGCAATACCAAGAGACCATTCGAGAACAGACCGGAGTAAAAAAACTAAAAGTATGTTATTCACAAATTCTCGGCTACTACATAGAAGTAAATAGTGAGTTTTCCCCCTTATTACCTAAGGAGTTTATTCGTCGACAATCGCGTCTTCATGCTGAGAGATTTACCACAGAAAAATTGCAGCAATTTCAAGATGATATGCTACATGTATCTGAAAAGCTGCAAAATCTAGAAACTACATTATTCAAAGATATATGCGCACAAATCCTTCAACAACGAGAAAATATTCTTAATTTATCTCAAGTCATTGCTGATATTGACTATATTGTATCTCTTGCAGATCTAGCTCAGGAATATAATTACTGTCGCCCTGTAATAGATTGTAGTAATACATTATCTATAGTTCAGGGATTACATCCTGTTGTTCAAACTCTACTGAACAAAGGAACATTTATCCCCAATGATATTACAATGGATAGCTCATCAACACGAATGATCCTGATTACCGGTCCTAATATGGCAGGGAAATCTACCTATATTCGCCAGATAGCTTTACTCGTAATTATGGCTCAGATGGGTTCCTTTATTCCTGCAAAATCTGCTCATATTGGCATGATTGACAAAATCTTTACACGTATTGGTGCTGGGGATAACCTTTCCAAAGGAATGTCTACTTTCATGGTAGAAATGACTGAAACTGCAAATATCTTACACAATGTTACTAACCGCTCCTTAGTGATTCTTGATGAAGTAGGACGAGGAACAAGTACTTATGATGGATTAGCTATTGCCCAAGCTGTTGTTGAATACCTTTTATTTACTGAAGGAAAACAAGCAAAGACATTATTTGCTACCCACTACAAGGAACTTACAGAGTTAGAGAACCATTGTCCGCATGTGGAAAACTTTCACGCTGGTGTGAAAGAAAATGGAGGTCAACCTATTTTCTTATATGAAATCCTTAAGGGATATTCTCAAAAAAGCTTTGGTATACATGTTGCAAAGCTTGCCGGCTTTCCTCTTTGTGTGATATCAAGAGCACAACATATTTTACGTCAGCTAGAAGGCCCTGAAGAAACTCCTTGTCAACAAGAACAAGAGAAAATGCAACAATTAATGTTATTCTAACCATGCAGGTTAAGAACTTTTCCCCACAGAGCATTCCTACAGCTCCGGGCGTATATCTTATGAAAGATGCTTCTGGAGAAATTCTATATATTGGCAAAGCAAAAAATCTACGTAATCGCATTCTCACATATTTTCAAAAACAAAGGGATTCCCGAGAGAGAATTCCTTTTCTCATGAAGAGAACTACAGATATCGACACTATTGTTGTTTCTAATGAAACTGAGGCCCTACTTTTAGAAAACAATTTGATAAAAAAACACCGTCCTAAATACAACGTTCTTCTGAAGGATGATAAAACCTTCTTTTGTCTTTCGATATCTCTTGATCATCCCTGGCCAAAAATTGATGCCATTCGTACTAAAGCTGTGATTTCTTCTAAAAAGCAGTTGATTTTTGGTCCTTATGTTAGTGCAGAAGCTTGTCGAACACTTTTAGAAGTTATTAACCAGTGGTTTCCTCTTCGCACGTGTTCTAATCATGAGTTTGCCTCTAGAAAACGCCCTTGCATCCTCTATGAAATGAAGCGCTGCTTAGCTCCTTGTATTAACCTATGTTCGCATGAAGAATATGAGGAGACTCTTCAACAAGCTATTTTGTTTTTGAAAGGAAAAATTACTAAAATCATTCAAGAGTTAGAAGTTGCTATTCAGAAGTCTTCGGAAGAACAGAAATTCGAACAAGCAGGGATGTATTATCGTACCCTGAAACTAATTCAGCAGGCAATGACAAAGCAACACGTTGAAAAATTTCATTTCCAAAATATTGATGCCATTGGTCTATATAGGAGACACCAAGAAATCATAATTACGGTTCTCACTGTACGGTCTGGGAAACTCCTAGGAGCTCGCCATTTTTTCTTTTCTGAAAATGCACAAGAAGACCCTGATGTTCTCTCTTCATTTATTTTACAGTACTATTCTAATCAGCCTCATCTCCCTAGAGAAATCTTGACCCCGATACCTATAAAAATTCCAAATTTTTCTCGATTATTAAATAAAGATTCTTCTCCTCAAATACGTTCTCCAAAAACAGGATATGGGAAAGAATTATTGCATCTAGCTAAGAAAAATGCCGAATTACAGATACAAAATACAACACCCTCTTCATCTCTTCCTTATGAAGAGATGAAGATGATTTTACAATCTTCTAATTATCCCTACCGTATAGAATGTTATGATAATGCGCACTTACAAGGTTCTCATAATGTTGGTGTTTATATCGTCTATGAAAATGATGCTTTAGATCCTAAACAATACAGAGCATATTCTCTCTCTTCTTCAAAAAATGATCTTACTTCTTTTTCTGAAGTACTTTCGCGTCGATTCTCTTCTTTTTCTATATTGCCCGATATTATTGTTATAGACGGAGGAAAAGCACAATATCTTCAAGCAAAGAAAATACTTAAAGAATTGAACCTTATTGGGATTCAAGTAGTTTCTATTGCCAAAGAAACGGGAAACCATAGTAGATCTATGCGTAAAGAAAAAATCTTTTGTGATAACTTTCCTCAGGGAGTACAGCTTGATCCCTCTTCAAAATTATTGCAATTTTTTCAAAGATTACGAGATGAGGCTCATCACTTCGCTATCAATAAGCATATTAAAAAACGTGATAAATACGTTCTGCTTCCTCAAGAAAAAATTCCAGGTATTGGAGAGATAAAAAGAAAGCGACTCTTGCAGAAATTCAAGAGCTGGAAAAAAGTTATGGAGGCTTCCCAGGGAGAGTTGGAAACTGTCCCTGGACTAACAAAAAAAGACATACAACAATTATTACTTAGGCAAAGTCAAAATCATACAAAGGACAAAGAATAAATATTCTTTTAACTTTCTATTTCTTTTAT
This genomic window contains:
- the uvrC gene encoding excinuclease ABC subunit UvrC, giving the protein MQVKNFSPQSIPTAPGVYLMKDASGEILYIGKAKNLRNRILTYFQKQRDSRERIPFLMKRTTDIDTIVVSNETEALLLENNLIKKHRPKYNVLLKDDKTFFCLSISLDHPWPKIDAIRTKAVISSKKQLIFGPYVSAEACRTLLEVINQWFPLRTCSNHEFASRKRPCILYEMKRCLAPCINLCSHEEYEETLQQAILFLKGKITKIIQELEVAIQKSSEEQKFEQAGMYYRTLKLIQQAMTKQHVEKFHFQNIDAIGLYRRHQEIIITVLTVRSGKLLGARHFFFSENAQEDPDVLSSFILQYYSNQPHLPREILTPIPIKIPNFSRLLNKDSSPQIRSPKTGYGKELLHLAKKNAELQIQNTTPSSSLPYEEMKMILQSSNYPYRIECYDNAHLQGSHNVGVYIVYENDALDPKQYRAYSLSSSKNDLTSFSEVLSRRFSSFSILPDIIVIDGGKAQYLQAKKILKELNLIGIQVVSIAKETGNHSRSMRKEKIFCDNFPQGVQLDPSSKLLQFFQRLRDEAHHFAINKHIKKRDKYVLLPQEKIPGIGEIKRKRLLQKFKSWKKVMEASQGELETVPGLTKKDIQQLLLRQSQNHTKDKE
- the mutS gene encoding DNA mismatch repair protein MutS — encoded protein: MTSKKTTPMMKQWHQCKEQAGDSLLFFRMGDFYEAFYDDAVLISQHLDLTLTQRQGIPMSGVPVATVNNYIDRLISKGLKVAVAEQFEESEPNKSKTEPLPRELHRIITPGTLLSSSLLSEKTNNYIISLTRVGTLFGFACLDFSTGEFTLHECDNAKLLIDEICRLSPKEIVGCDKFYKKHNDILQQIQQHLKLSLSTYIDWAFEHQFATQKLSSHFKVSSLDGFGLKGFVPAINAAGALLSYLQDKLLLPIEHISIPKTHGKYKHLLIDTSSQINLELLTPLNDPQGKSSLLHVMERTSTPMGGRLLRHILVNPFYDLKEILLRQDAVEFLLNHMKLRKNLRILLNQVRDLERLTTKITATIAGPKDVGMLRDSLLAIEEVFKLLSLVHLPEFFQGRCILSTDMASLIQLLSHSLLGDLPLRISDGNIFSDDYHPDLRRLRHMKENSKEWLWQYQETIREQTGVKKLKVCYSQILGYYIEVNSEFSPLLPKEFIRRQSRLHAERFTTEKLQQFQDDMLHVSEKLQNLETTLFKDICAQILQQRENILNLSQVIADIDYIVSLADLAQEYNYCRPVIDCSNTLSIVQGLHPVVQTLLNKGTFIPNDITMDSSSTRMILITGPNMAGKSTYIRQIALLVIMAQMGSFIPAKSAHIGMIDKIFTRIGAGDNLSKGMSTFMVEMTETANILHNVTNRSLVILDEVGRGTSTYDGLAIAQAVVEYLLFTEGKQAKTLFATHYKELTELENHCPHVENFHAGVKENGGQPIFLYEILKGYSQKSFGIHVAKLAGFPLCVISRAQHILRQLEGPEETPCQQEQEKMQQLMLF
- the dnaG gene encoding DNA primase yields the protein MYTEESLDHLRHSIDIVEVLSEHLHLKKSGSTYKACCPFHAEKTPSFIINATGAYYHCFGCGEHGDAIHFLMKYLGYSFSEAVLSLSKKFHVDLVLKSKDTRSIFSTGAKEELRQINSEAEKLFRFCLYFLPEGREAMQYLYRRGLSPDTIERFHLGYAPEQSLFVRSMQEKNISEKQLEDAGFLGNKWFLFSRRIVFPIHDALGNTIGFSSRKFLETTRGSKYVNTPETLIFKKSRALFGLHLSRRRISKEKRVILVEGQIDCLQMIDSGLNCTLAAQGTAFTEDHVKELTKLGVLKAYLLFDGDSAGIQAAMRVGDICQKAGIAVFVCRLPQGQDPDSFLLHKGVKSLGELLDHGEDYLTFLISEKVRSYPDFSPREKASVIEELITQIKQWGNLVVVYEHLKQLASLMMIPEAMVFSLAKLETGGLSSIKTSIPQKKISKIHPDVIIETDVLRCMLFCKPQNLSIPHTAKSYFTPDDFKHPECRKLFSSLIQYYEQHHSNLPLDEALTLLEDPVIIDLLIKRLVNTGCLEQVFIQSLQKLADRQWREKRHPLSISPRGDHSNISVLEDYLRLRSDRLIISLLDPQGF